In Phenylobacterium hankyongense, the sequence TCGGAAACAGGCCCAGCATCGCGCGAGGCGTCGAGACGGCTGGAAGCGCTCCTGAGATGACGTTGGTTGCGACGGTGGCGCGTGGCACGAGGTTGAAGGACTGGTGGATCATGCCGATGCGGGGCTGAAGCCGCCTCAAGGTTTTCGGCGTCACCTCCAGGTCGTCCACGACCACCCGCCCTGCGCTTGGGCTGGCAAGGCCGTTCACACATTTGAGCAGGGTCGACTTGCCGGCGCCCGAGCGTCCGAGAATCACGCAGAACTGGCCGGGCGGCACCTCGAAACTGATATCGGACAGCGCCGCCGTCCCATCGGGGTAGCGCTTGCTGACATGCTCGTAGACGAGGCTCAACGTTCGGAGGCTTTCTTGAGGATCGCCGCCTTGAGGCTGTCGTCGAGCTTCGCCATGACCGCGCCGGCGAGATTGAACTGTTCGGGCGCGAAGGCGGTGTCGTATCGGTCCACCTTCTTGCCGCCATAGCCGCGGATCATATCCGGTGTGACGCCGGGGGCCCTGTCCACTTTGGCGAAAGCGTCGCGCAGCCTCGCCTTGTGGGCAGCGTCCAAGCGGGAGTTCATGACCAGGGGCGGATAAGGTATCGGCAGGCTCCTGGCGACGACCCGGATGGCCGCTGGATCGACCGCGTGCTCGCTCACCGCCTTCTCGTAACTGTCGAATGAGAGGGCGGCCGCATCGGCCTGATCGTGAACCAGCGCAGCGAGACTGTCGGCATGGCTGCCGGTCATCCGGATCGCGCCGAGGTCGCGCACCGGGTCAAGGCCGGCGTCGATGATCATCGCCATCGGATAGACGAAGGATGAGGTGGAGTTGACGTCGCCGAACGCCACCCGCCGGCCTTTGAGGTCAGCGATCGAATGGATCGGCGAAGTCGCTTTGGTGAATATCCCTGAATAATAGATCGATTGGTTCTTCTCGACGCCGACAGCGAGAAGGTCGGCGCAGCCGCGGTCGCGCGCCTGGATGTAGGATACCGGTCCGACGAAGGCTATGTCGGCTCCGTTGTTGCACAGCGCCTCGACGACCGCCGCATAGGACTGGCCGACCTTGATGTCGAAATCGAGCTTCGTCATGCGCGAAACAGCCTGGAAGATCGGCTGATAATCGGCCTTGGTGCCGTCCTCGGTGCCGCCATCGGCAGGGATCAGCACAACGCGCAACGTCTCGCGCTTCCCGTGATCGGCCGGCGAACAGCCGGACAGCACGAACAGGAGCGCCAACATTCCCCAAAACAAGCGCAGGCCTGCCTCCTGCCGTTGCGACATCTGAAATCCACCCGCCAGGCGGCACGCTAGGGCAGGTGTGTGACAAATTCACGAAATGGTCTCAGTTTGCAAAGGCCGTGATATTGAGCTTATCTCATCATCCGTATGGATCATGAGTCAGACCAGGCAACGCGCGCCGTTCTCGAGCCCCGCCATCCCGTCGGGTCGCCGGAAGGGGAATTGCCACCGGGCGGTGACGACCCGATCATGCCTGGCGACCATTTCATCATCGACCTCGACGGCACATTGCTGCGTGGCGGCGTCGCGACCGAGGGGGGGCAGGCCTTCCTGAGGGGCGTCGAGGGGCGCTTCGTGCTCGTCTCGAACAATTCGCGCGATGTCAGCCCCTCGTTGAGCGCCAAGCTGCGCCGCGTCGGGCTGGACATACCGGCCGAGCGGATGGTCCTGGCAGGCGAGGAGACGATAGGCTTTGTCGCGAGCAGATTTCCGGGCGCGCGCTGCCTGATCGCCGCGTCGCCTACGCTGCGCCATCACGCACGTCGCCAAGGGCTCGCGCCGGTAACCGAACGCGCCGATGTCGTCGTGCTGGGGCGCGACACGAGTTGGAGCTACGCCAAGCTCATGTTGCTCGCCAACGAGGTGTGTCGAGGCGCGGTGCTGATTGCGGCCAATCCTGACCTGACCCATCCGGGCAACGACGGCTTGATCGTGCCCGAGACGGGCTCGCTGTTGGCGGCGGTGGAGGCGGCGTCCGGCGTCGGGGCGACGCACGTGATCGGCAAGCCTGCTGCGACGCTGTTCGTCGCCGCACTCGAACGCCTGGGATCCGCGCGTCACGATACGATCGTGATTGGCGACAACCCGCTGACCGACCGCGCCGGCGCCAGGGCGCTCGGCCTGCGCTCGCTGATCGTCGACGCCGATCGTCTCGGCGGCCAACCCAACCTTGCCGACCTGTGCGACCGGCTCGCGCCGATCAATAGCGCTTGAGCGAGAGTATCTCGAACGAGCGCCGAAGCACCTCGCTGGAGGCTTCGTAATCCTGGAGCGCCAGGCAGGCGATCAATGCGTCCAGGACGGCGAGCTGGCCGATCCGACTGGTCATCGCCTCGGTGCGGAAATTGGTCTCCCGCGCCATGGTGAACAGTACGATATCGGCATAGGCCTGCATCGGCGATTTGCCGTAGTTGGTGAGGACGATCGTCTTGGCGCCCGCCTCCCGCGCAAGCCTTGTCGCCGTGAGCGTCTCTTGGGAAGAGCCCGAGTGCGAGATGGTGAGAGTGGCGACGTCCGGCCCGGTGAGGCTGGCGCCGATCGCCTGCATATGGCTGTCGACCAGCGCCCTCGCCTCAATACCGATCCGCATGAGCCGATAGGCCGCATCTTCGGCGATCGGCGCCGCCGAACCGATGCCATACACCTCGACCCGGCGCGCGTTCCGGATCGCCTCCATGGCGCGGGTTAGAGCGTGGACGCCGAGATTTGCGTGAGTATCCTGCAGCGCCTGGATGTGACTGGCGAAGATCTTGCGTATCACCGTGTCCGGATGATCGCCTGGCTCCAGGTCTTCATGAATGAACTGGACCGGGGCGACCAGGTCCTGGGCTAGCGCGATCTTTAGCTGCTGGAAGCCAGTGTAGCCGAAGGTCTTGGCAAGGCCGACGACGCTGCCTTCTGACGAAGCGGTTCTTTCCGCCAGCTCGGTCACCGACATGTGGACAACCTCGCCGACATTGTCGAGCACGAACTGCGCGATCCGCCGGCTGGTCGCCGGCAGGCTGGCCACCATGCTTTGGAGCCTCGAAGCAGCCGGTTGGATGTCCTGCCCGTTGGTTCGCCCCTGCTTCGTCATGCGGAAAAGATAGCCCGCCCCACGGTCGCCGAAAAGCCGACGCGAGCCCGAGGATTGAGATTTTGCCGGGCGAGACCGAAATTGTCCTGCAAGGAGCATATTTCGGAATGTGGGTATCTCATCCAAATAGTCTCCGTCATTGAGACATATTCAATCGCTTGTCACAATTCCCCTCTATGGCTCGCGGCCGATCCATTCGGATGCGCCACGTCGTTCGACGGGCGTCAGTTCACAAGGGGGCACGATAATGAGCACGTTAAAGGGAATGCTCCTTGCGGGGCTGGCCAGCTCGGCGCTGATCGCCTCGGCCGCCCAGGCGCAGGATTCGGCCTCGCCCAAGCTGGACGGCGCGAACAACAGCGTCGGAGAAGTTGACGCAATTGTCGTCACCGGCTCGCGCATCGCGCGCCCCGAACTGGAATCGGCGATGCCGGTGAATGTCACCAAGTTCGACGACGTCGCGCGAGTTGGCCGGCTCAACGCCTATGACGCCTTGCGGCTCGAGCCGTCCATCGCGCCGGGGGCCGGCGCCTATTCGGCTGACTTCTACGACGGTACCGGAGACGCGGGAAATGCCGGTGCGGCCTTTATCAATCTCCGCAATATGGGCACCAACCGCAGCTTGACCCTGATCGACGGCAAGCGGCGGGTGTCCGGGACTGCGGCGGCTTCGGCTGTCGACATCAACATGATTCCGTCGGCGATGATCGACCGGATCGAGGTGGTGACCGGCGGCGCCGCGGCGATCTATGGCGCCGACGCCGTGACCGGCGCGGTCAATATCATCACGAAGAAGGATCTGGAGGGGCTGTATGTCACAGCCTATCAGGGCATTTCCCAGCATGGCGACGCCCCGGAGACCAATGTGTCACTGGCTGCCGGCGGCAAATTCGCCGATGGCCGAGGATCGTTCACGCTCGGCGGAACCTACCTCCAGACTGGCGCTGTGCAGGAGCATGAACGCGATTTTTCGCGGAAAAATATCGTGTATTGGGGAAACCCAAACAACACCGGCGTCAATGATGGAATACCTGATAACATCGTCGTCCGTGACTTGCTGCTATTTTACAATTCGGACGTTCCGGAATTCTACAACCCAAAGAACGGTGGATATTACCACTACTACAATGGGCAGTTGACGCGGGACTATTACAATACGCCGCTTGGAGCCGGTGAAACCGCTCGGGGGAATGGAACGTCCAATCCCGCCGTCGTTCGCAGCTGGAACTGGTATGCCCCGCTAAGGCTTTCGGAGAAAACCTTCTCCACTATCGCCAAGTTTGATTACGAACTCACCGACGCTATCAAATACGGCGCGCGGCTCGACTACGGGCGCACCGTCTCCGGCGGTCTGGTTACGCGCTACCGTGAGGATTCTCGCACGCTCTTCGCGGGCGGAAATGGCGGGGCGAAAGCCTACCCCGATAACCCCTACATGCCTGACAGCGTCCGCAACCTGCTGGCCAGCGATGGGCTAAGCTATGTCAACATCGACCGTTGGTACACGAATTGGCCGGTGGTCGAGATGCCCCATGACCGGGAAAGCGTGACCGTTAGCCAGAACCTGTCGGGAAAGATCGGCGGTTCGCTCAGCTGGGAAGCCTACTATCAATATGGCCGGGCGACGGACGACGCCGCCGTGACCAATGCGCCGCTGACGTCCCGCTGGGTTGCGGCGCGCGACGTCATTGCGGATCCGGTGACCGGCGCGCCGGTCTGCCGCGATCCGGCGGCGCGCGCCGCCGGCTGCACGCCATACAATATCTTCGGCAATGACCCGCTGACCGCCGCGCAGAAAGCCTGGCTTCTCACCGATCTTCATTCCAGGAGCATCAACGAGCAGCAGATATTCGGCGCCGACCTGAGCGGTAAACTGTTTCACTTGCCCGCCGGCGACGTCTCCTTTGCCGCGGGCGTGGAACATCGCACGGAATCGGGGCGCCTGACTGTCGACCCCCGGGTGGCGAACGCCCAGGTGCCGCTTAGCGGGTTCGTGTCGTCAATACAGACCGTGCCGGTGGACGCCTCGATGAGCGTCACGGAGGGCTATGGTGAGCTGGTCGTTCCGATCATCAAGGACAAGCCGTTCCTGCGCCACCTGGAGCTGGAAGGGGCCTATCGCTATTCCGACTATAGGACGATGGGTTCCACCGGCACTTGGAAGGCCGGCGGCACATGGGAGCCGGTCGGCGGGTTGACGATCCGTGGCGTCCGTTCGCGGAGCGTGCGGGTGCCCAATTTCGGGGAGCTCTATGCCCCGACCAGCCAGGGTTTCACCGGATCGATCAACGACCCTTGCCTCTCCGGCAACTACAATCTGACTCCCACGCGGGCCGCCAACTGCCAGGCCTTGGGCGTGCCCAACAACCTGGCTTTCTATTCGACAGATGTCCTGGTCAAGAGCGGCGGGAATATCGATTTGAAGCCGGAAGTATCGGACAGCTTTACGGTTGGAGCGGTTATTCAACCTCGCTTCATTCCGGGACTGGACGTGACAATCGACTTTTGGAATATCAGAATAGTGAATGCCATTACGTCATTCAGCATCAACGACATGATGAACCAGTGCGTCGATCTGCCAACGATCAACAATCAATTCTGCCAATACGTTCAGCGTGGCGCTGATCATAAGATCAACTTTATTTCGACCCAGCTGGTGAACGCCGCGGAGATGAGAACTGACGGTATCGATTTTGGAATTGGCTACCGGCTCCCGCTATGGAATGGCCAACTCGGCGCCACGTTCAAGGGCAGTTATCTGCTGAGTCGAGAAATTCAGAACGTTCCAGGCGTTCAGGCGGCCCAAATCAAGTACGACGGATCCTATACCGATCCGAGATTCCGGGGATATCTCCTGGTCGAGTACAGCACGAACCACTACGATTTTACCGTCGGAACGCAATATACGAGTTCAGCTACGGTAGATCCCAACGCCATTCCGGGCCAATATGATAACAACTACATACCCGCTGTGGTGTACAACGACATTTCATTGGCTCGCAGATTCGACAGCGGCCTTGAGATGACATTCGGCGTAAAGAACCTATTCAACGTAACGCCTCCTCTAATGCCAAATGTGTATAATGGGGGCGGTGGGCGGTATGACACTATTGGGAGGTATTTCTTCACCAGGGTCGGCATGAAATTCTGAAGACTTGGAATTCAGTATTGCGTACCGCGCCGCCCCAGGAAGGTAGAAGATGAGAATGAAACCGACGGCATGGGCTCGTTTCCCGGGCGTGCTCGCCGCTTCCTGCCTCATGTCGTCGGTTTGGAGCCTAGGGGGCTATGCCCGGGCCTTGGAGGCCTCCTCTCAGGTGGCTCCCGCGCTCGCTTCAGCCAGCGTGACGGAGGCGCCGCTGGACCGGCGGCCCGGCCCCTTGCCCAGCGGCGGGGCCTACCTCCCCAACGGCTGGCGCATCAGGCCTGCAGGCAAGGCGATCGCGACGCTGGCCGATACGGTGACCAACCTTGCGGTCTCGCCGGACGGCAAGCTCGTGGTGGCGCTCAATTCCGGCTTCCTGCCCCACGGGCTGACCGTTTTCGACGCGAAGACCCATCGGCAGCTTCAGCGCATCGATCTGCCGGCCACCTTCGTAGGCCTGGCCTGGTCGCCGGACGGGCGCACCCTTTATGTCTCCGGCGGCAACGCCAAGTACGTCGGCAATTATCACACCGCCCTTCAGGGGGCGGTCGAGCCGATGGGCGCTGCCGCAAATCGGGCGTCGGTCTATGAATTCACCTACACGGGAGGCCGGCTGAGCGCGGCGCCGACCGCGCGGCTCTCCGAGACCGTCGACCCGGGCCAGGTCTGGTGGTCGGGCCTCGCCTATGCCCCGGACCGGGGACAGCTCTACGCCGTCAACCAGGGCCCGGGCGCCGCCCCGGGCAATGTCGTGGTGTTCGATGCCCGAACCCGTCGGATCGTCACCCGTATCCCGGTGGAGATGAAGCCCTATCAGGCGATACTGACGGCGGACGGCAAACGGCTGTTCGTCTCCAACTGGTCGAGCGGATCGGTGAGCGTCATCGACACCGACACCAATCGGGTCGTCACCACCCTGCAGGTCGGCCGGAATCCTAGCGACATGAAATTGTCCGCCGACGGGCGGCTGTTCGTCGTCTGCGCCAACGACAATACCGTCCATGTCATCGACGCCAAGACGCTCGAGACGCTTGAACGGCTGTCGACCAGCCTTTCCCCCACCGCCCCGGAAGGTTCTACGCCAGACGCCCTGGCCATCGATGAAGCGCGCAAGCTCCTTTACATCGCCAATGCCGACAACAACGCCATCGCCGTCGCCCGGATCGAGAACCGAAAGCGCAGCGCGGTGGTCGGCTTCATCCCGACGGGGTGGTATCCCTCGGCGCTCGCTTTGGCCGATCGAGGCGCGACCTTGTTCATCGGCGCTTCCAAAGGCGAGATGCCGCACCCCGATCCCCTGGGGCCGGGCAGTCCGCGAGTGCCGTCGGCGCGCATAGATCAAGATTTCAAGAAGCTTATGGAAGCCGGCGGCTGCAGCGTCCACTGCGTGCAGACCGGTAGCCTGGAAGCGCTGCGGGTCGCGAATCTGGACGAGCGGCTGTCGAAATGGACCGAGCAGGTGGCGGCGAATACCCCCTACAGCGATGCCCTTCTGCGGCGGGCCCGGCCGCCCCGGACCGCGAGCGTCATCCCGCAACAGGTCGGTCAAGGCTCGCCGATCAAGCACGTCATCTACATCATCAAGGAGAACCGCACCTACGACCAGGTGTTCGGTGATCTGCCGGGCGCGAATGGCGATCCGGGCCTGACCATCTTCGGCGAGAAGGTTACGCCAAACCAGCATGCGCTGGCCAAGCAATATGTGATCCTCGACAACCTCTATTGTGATGGCGAAGTCAGCATGGATGGCCATTACTGGTCGACCGCGGCCTACGCCACGGACTTTATCGAGAAGATCTGGCCATCCGTTTATGCAGGACGCAGCAGCACCAACGCCGATGTCGACGCCGCCACACCGGCCTCCGGATTCTTGTGGGACGCGGCCCGGCGAAAGGGATTGACCTTTCGCTCCTACAACGAGCTTCGCCAGTTTTTCGCCGGACGTCACATCTCTCGATACGAAGCCATCCAGGGGCCGGCCGGTGAGGATTCCGATTGGATACCGGCGGATGCCAAGGTTTTGGACGTGTTTCTGGGCGAGCTCCGGCAATATGAAGCGAACTACGACAGCCCGGATCCCGAGAAGCGGCTGCCCAACCTCATCGTCATGAGCCTGCCTGACGACCATACGAAGGGCGCGATGCCGGGCGCGCAAACGCCTAAGGCCATGGTCGCCAGCAACGACTACGCCCTTGGCCAGTTGATCGAGGCGGTCAGCCACAGCCGCTACTGGCCTGAGACCGCCATCTTCGTCATCGAGGACGACGCTCAGGACGGTCCGGATCATGTGGATGCGCGCCGCACCCACGGCCTTGTGGTCAGTCCTTATGTCAAACGCGGCGTAGTCGACAGCACGCTCTATTCGACCACGTCGATGGTGCGTTCGATCGAGCTGATGTTGGGGCTACCGCCGATGAGCCAGTACGACGCGGCGGCGATGCCGATGTACGCATCCTTCGGCGCGACGCCGCTGGTGACGCCGTTCACAGCGATCAAGCCGATGGTCGACGTGAACGCCAAGAACACGCCGTTGTCCTATGGCGCTCAGGAAAGCCGCCGGATGGATTTCTCGGACGCGGACCGCGCGCCAATGCACCTCCTGAACCAGATCATCTGGAAGAGCGTGAAAGGCAGCGACGCGGTCATGCCGGCGCCGGTGCACAGGTTCCGCCCGATCGTCGATGCGCAGGAGGCCGAGGACAGCGACGACCGGGACTGATCGGGGGGGAAGGCCTAGAGCTTCACAGGTAGGTTCCACGATGTCGGCAAGCTTGTGATTTGAGGGTTCCTGCCGCCGCGCGCCGGCCCATTATCGCCAGGCGCTTCCGTCGGAGGGAGGCCCCGTGTGGACCAGCCGAATCTCTTCTGGATCAGCCTGGCGATCGTGGTGGCGCTCGCCGTCACGCTGGTGCTGGTGAATCTCGTCGTCTGGGTTGTTCGTGGTCGCTACAGACGCGCCCACCTGAGGGCCAGGACGTTGCCGCGGGACGAGGCCTGAACGCGACGCCGCGCCGGCGGCCGCCAGGTCAGCGGGCCAGGGGCAGGTTGTCGGCGGTCTCGGTGAAACCCAGGCGGCCGGCGACGCTGCCGTCGCGCAGGAAGATCCGCACCTCCGCCTCATGGCCGGCGTGCGCGTACTGCGCGGCCAGCCTTCGGGCCGCCTGCTCGGCCTGGGCGCCGCTCTGGAACAGCAGCTCGTTGTCGAAGGTGTCAGCCTTCACCGACCAGCCGACCAGGGCTGAACGCACGCAGATGAGGCGCATAGGATCCTCCTGAACTCGGAGCGATCCTCTAGCGGCGGCTCGTGTCGGCCGAATGACGCCGTCGCCACATTCGCGGGGCGGCGGACGGTTCCGGCGGCCTTATTCGGACTCCTTCGGCGCCTCGATGGGTCGCGGGCGGTCGACCTGGCCGCGCTCGTCGGGCTTCTGCTTGCCGCTCTCGCCCCATTGGCCGCCGTAGATCGAGGGCTCGCCGGGGGTTTCCTTCTCCGGCGCGGCTTCAGGGGTGCTCTTCGGGGGTTCGCCTGACATCGGGTCTCCTCTCCCTGCGCAACGCCCCAGCGGCGGCCAGGGGGCCGGCGGTCATCGCGAAGCTGTGACGTTGGCGCGGCTGGATGGCGGGCGTAAGATGTCCCCGCTGGGTGCCGGCCGTCTTTAACGAGAAGGAGGTGCATGGATGCCCGAGCTCGCGATCTATCCCATTTCGGATCTGAGGATCCGCGTGGAGGTCCAGGATCGTCTCCGCCACACGCCCGGGCTCGACGCCTCGGACATCGAGGTCAAGGTCGACCATTGCGAGGTCCGCCTCGGCGGGGTCGTCTGGTCCGACGCCGACGCCCTGCGCGCGGTGGCCGTGGCCGTGGCGGTCGACGGCGTCAAGCGGGTGAAGAACACCCTGCTGGTGCAGGCCAAGCGCGGCGGCATGGGGACGGGCTTCCTCGCCCCCTAGCCGTCAGCGGCTCTCGTAGACCCTCGGCGCGGGCCCGATCGCCACGGGCCCGAGCGTCGTCTGGCCTGCCTGGAAGTCCAGGGTGGCGCGGGCGACGTCGCCGGTCCCCTGGCGCGCCTGCGCCACCGCCGCCGCGGCGTGGGCGGTCTCCGGCGGCAGGACGCCGGTCTCCCCCATGGCCCCGAGCGCCCGCGGCGCCTGTCGCAGCGAGACGTCCAGCACCCCTGACAACCGGCCGTCGCGGCTGACGCCCAGGGTTCCGGACTTGGCGCCGATCAGCGCGTCGCCGGCGGTGAGCCCGCCGTCGCGGACGGTCATCTGGCCGCCGGCGTCGGCCCAGCGGCGAACCGCGGAGGGCCAGTCGGAACCAGTGAAGGCGCTCATCTTCGACAACGTCGAGTTCCAGGCGATGGAGATCGGCTTGTCGCCGGCGATGCGGCCGAGCAGGCCGGAAAGCCGGGCCTTGCCGTTGTCCACCTTCGCGAACACCCCGCCCTGGTCGTCGGGCCCGGCCCGCAGGTGGAACTCCACCCGGTCGGCCGCCGAGAGCGCGAAGGGCTGCGCGCCGGGGGCGGGGGCGAAGGTCAGCTTGACGCCCTCGAAGGAGAAGCTCGGCGGCCGCTTGTCGAAATCGCTCAGGCTGGCGCGGATCAACTGGCCCTTCACCGCCACCGGCCCGCCCACCGGCCGCACGAAGGTCAGCCCCTGCGGCGCGGCGACGATCCAGTGGGTCAGGGCGTGCATATAGGCCTCGCCCTCCAGGGACGGGGCCTCCAGCCCCCAGCCGGACGGCTCGCGGACGCGGGGCTCGGTCAGGGTCACGTCCATACGGAACGGGTAGCCGCCGATCAGCCGGTCCTTCCAGCTGACCTGGTAGCCGGCGCTCTTCAGGTCGGCGACGGCGGCGTCCATCCGGGTTTCCGCCTGGCCCCGCGCCCAGAGCCAGAAGCCGCTCCAGGCGACGATGGCCAGCAGCAGCAGGATGAAGGGCAGGTAGAGCCCGAGGCGGCGGAATTTGCGGGGGGGCGGCAGATCGTGCAGAGACATGGGCCTTCTTTAGCGCGGGGCGCGATGTCGGACGAGCGTTGGGTCTTCGGCTACGGCTCGCTGATGTGGCGGCCGGGGTTCGCGTTCGCCGAGCGGGCGGCGGCGACCCTGCACGGCCGCCGGCGGGCCTTCTGCATCTACTCCGTCCACCATCGCGGCACCTACGCGCGGCCGGGGCTGGTGCTGGGCCTGGCGCCGGGCGGGTCGACCCGCGGCATGGCCTACCGCATCGCCGACCGCGACTGGGA encodes:
- a CDS encoding HAD-IIA family hydrolase; this encodes MPGDHFIIDLDGTLLRGGVATEGGQAFLRGVEGRFVLVSNNSRDVSPSLSAKLRRVGLDIPAERMVLAGEETIGFVASRFPGARCLIAASPTLRHHARRQGLAPVTERADVVVLGRDTSWSYAKLMLLANEVCRGAVLIAANPDLTHPGNDGLIVPETGSLLAAVEAASGVGATHVIGKPAATLFVAALERLGSARHDTIVIGDNPLTDRAGARALGLRSLIVDADRLGGQPNLADLCDRLAPINSA
- a CDS encoding BON domain-containing protein → MPELAIYPISDLRIRVEVQDRLRHTPGLDASDIEVKVDHCEVRLGGVVWSDADALRAVAVAVAVDGVKRVKNTLLVQAKRGGMGTGFLAP
- a CDS encoding MurR/RpiR family transcriptional regulator, translated to MTKQGRTNGQDIQPAASRLQSMVASLPATSRRIAQFVLDNVGEVVHMSVTELAERTASSEGSVVGLAKTFGYTGFQQLKIALAQDLVAPVQFIHEDLEPGDHPDTVIRKIFASHIQALQDTHANLGVHALTRAMEAIRNARRVEVYGIGSAAPIAEDAAYRLMRIGIEARALVDSHMQAIGASLTGPDVATLTISHSGSSQETLTATRLAREAGAKTIVLTNYGKSPMQAYADIVLFTMARETNFRTEAMTSRIGQLAVLDALIACLALQDYEASSEVLRRSFEILSLKRY
- a CDS encoding alkaline phosphatase family protein, whose translation is MKPTAWARFPGVLAASCLMSSVWSLGGYARALEASSQVAPALASASVTEAPLDRRPGPLPSGGAYLPNGWRIRPAGKAIATLADTVTNLAVSPDGKLVVALNSGFLPHGLTVFDAKTHRQLQRIDLPATFVGLAWSPDGRTLYVSGGNAKYVGNYHTALQGAVEPMGAAANRASVYEFTYTGGRLSAAPTARLSETVDPGQVWWSGLAYAPDRGQLYAVNQGPGAAPGNVVVFDARTRRIVTRIPVEMKPYQAILTADGKRLFVSNWSSGSVSVIDTDTNRVVTTLQVGRNPSDMKLSADGRLFVVCANDNTVHVIDAKTLETLERLSTSLSPTAPEGSTPDALAIDEARKLLYIANADNNAIAVARIENRKRSAVVGFIPTGWYPSALALADRGATLFIGASKGEMPHPDPLGPGSPRVPSARIDQDFKKLMEAGGCSVHCVQTGSLEALRVANLDERLSKWTEQVAANTPYSDALLRRARPPRTASVIPQQVGQGSPIKHVIYIIKENRTYDQVFGDLPGANGDPGLTIFGEKVTPNQHALAKQYVILDNLYCDGEVSMDGHYWSTAAYATDFIEKIWPSVYAGRSSTNADVDAATPASGFLWDAARRKGLTFRSYNELRQFFAGRHISRYEAIQGPAGEDSDWIPADAKVLDVFLGELRQYEANYDSPDPEKRLPNLIVMSLPDDHTKGAMPGAQTPKAMVASNDYALGQLIEAVSHSRYWPETAIFVIEDDAQDGPDHVDARRTHGLVVSPYVKRGVVDSTLYSTTSMVRSIELMLGLPPMSQYDAAAMPMYASFGATPLVTPFTAIKPMVDVNAKNTPLSYGAQESRRMDFSDADRAPMHLLNQIIWKSVKGSDAVMPAPVHRFRPIVDAQEAEDSDDRD
- a CDS encoding DUF2125 domain-containing protein, with amino-acid sequence MSLHDLPPPRKFRRLGLYLPFILLLLAIVAWSGFWLWARGQAETRMDAAVADLKSAGYQVSWKDRLIGGYPFRMDVTLTEPRVREPSGWGLEAPSLEGEAYMHALTHWIVAAPQGLTFVRPVGGPVAVKGQLIRASLSDFDKRPPSFSFEGVKLTFAPAPGAQPFALSAADRVEFHLRAGPDDQGGVFAKVDNGKARLSGLLGRIAGDKPISIAWNSTLSKMSAFTGSDWPSAVRRWADAGGQMTVRDGGLTAGDALIGAKSGTLGVSRDGRLSGVLDVSLRQAPRALGAMGETGVLPPETAHAAAAVAQARQGTGDVARATLDFQAGQTTLGPVAIGPAPRVYESR
- a CDS encoding TonB-dependent receptor domain-containing protein, encoding MSTLKGMLLAGLASSALIASAAQAQDSASPKLDGANNSVGEVDAIVVTGSRIARPELESAMPVNVTKFDDVARVGRLNAYDALRLEPSIAPGAGAYSADFYDGTGDAGNAGAAFINLRNMGTNRSLTLIDGKRRVSGTAAASAVDINMIPSAMIDRIEVVTGGAAAIYGADAVTGAVNIITKKDLEGLYVTAYQGISQHGDAPETNVSLAAGGKFADGRGSFTLGGTYLQTGAVQEHERDFSRKNIVYWGNPNNTGVNDGIPDNIVVRDLLLFYNSDVPEFYNPKNGGYYHYYNGQLTRDYYNTPLGAGETARGNGTSNPAVVRSWNWYAPLRLSEKTFSTIAKFDYELTDAIKYGARLDYGRTVSGGLVTRYREDSRTLFAGGNGGAKAYPDNPYMPDSVRNLLASDGLSYVNIDRWYTNWPVVEMPHDRESVTVSQNLSGKIGGSLSWEAYYQYGRATDDAAVTNAPLTSRWVAARDVIADPVTGAPVCRDPAARAAGCTPYNIFGNDPLTAAQKAWLLTDLHSRSINEQQIFGADLSGKLFHLPAGDVSFAAGVEHRTESGRLTVDPRVANAQVPLSGFVSSIQTVPVDASMSVTEGYGELVVPIIKDKPFLRHLELEGAYRYSDYRTMGSTGTWKAGGTWEPVGGLTIRGVRSRSVRVPNFGELYAPTSQGFTGSINDPCLSGNYNLTPTRAANCQALGVPNNLAFYSTDVLVKSGGNIDLKPEVSDSFTVGAVIQPRFIPGLDVTIDFWNIRIVNAITSFSINDMMNQCVDLPTINNQFCQYVQRGADHKINFISTQLVNAAEMRTDGIDFGIGYRLPLWNGQLGATFKGSYLLSREIQNVPGVQAAQIKYDGSYTDPRFRGYLLVEYSTNHYDFTVGTQYTSSATVDPNAIPGQYDNNYIPAVVYNDISLARRFDSGLEMTFGVKNLFNVTPPLMPNVYNGGGGRYDTIGRYFFTRVGMKF
- a CDS encoding phosphate/phosphite/phosphonate ABC transporter substrate-binding protein produces the protein MSQRQEAGLRLFWGMLALLFVLSGCSPADHGKRETLRVVLIPADGGTEDGTKADYQPIFQAVSRMTKLDFDIKVGQSYAAVVEALCNNGADIAFVGPVSYIQARDRGCADLLAVGVEKNQSIYYSGIFTKATSPIHSIADLKGRRVAFGDVNSTSSFVYPMAMIIDAGLDPVRDLGAIRMTGSHADSLAALVHDQADAAALSFDSYEKAVSEHAVDPAAIRVVARSLPIPYPPLVMNSRLDAAHKARLRDAFAKVDRAPGVTPDMIRGYGGKKVDRYDTAFAPEQFNLAGAVMAKLDDSLKAAILKKASER